A genomic region of Saccopteryx bilineata isolate mSacBil1 chromosome 1, mSacBil1_pri_phased_curated, whole genome shotgun sequence contains the following coding sequences:
- the PVALB gene encoding parvalbumin alpha: MSMTDLLSIEDIKKAVGAFAAADSFDHKKFFQMVGLKKKSMDDVKKVFHILDKDKSGYIEEDELGSILKGFSADARDLSAKETKTLLAAGDKDGDGKIGVDEFSTLVAES; this comes from the exons ATGTCGATGACAGACTTGCTCAGCATTGAAGACATCAAGAAGGCAGTGGGGGCCTTTGCCG CTGCTGACTCCTTCGACCACAAAAAGTTCTTTCAGATGGTGGGCTTGAAGAAGAAGAGTATGGATGATGTGAAGAAGGTGTTCCATATCCTGGATAAAGACAAGAGTGGCTACATTGAGGAGGATGAGCTGGG ATCCATCCTGAAGGGCTTCTCTGCAGATGCCAGAGACCTGTCTGCTAAAGAAACCAAGACGCTGCTGGCCGCTGGGGACAAGGATGGGGACGGCAAGATCGGGGTCGATG AATTCTCCACTCTGGTGGCTGAAAGCTAA